In Streptomyces canus, one DNA window encodes the following:
- a CDS encoding aminodeoxychorismate/anthranilate synthase component II, which translates to MSARILVVDNYDSFVFNLVQYLYQLGAECEVLRNDEVSTAHAQDGFDGVLLSPGPGTPEEAGVCIEMVRHCAATGVPVFGVCLGMQSMQVAYGGVVDRAPELLHGKTSLVEHEGRGVFAGLPTPFTATRYHSLAAEPATVPAELEVTARTHDGIVMGLRHRELPVEGVQFHPESVLTEHGHLMLANWLVECGDQGAVARSAGLAPVVGRATA; encoded by the coding sequence GTGAGCGCGCGCATTCTTGTCGTCGACAACTACGACAGCTTCGTCTTCAACCTGGTCCAGTACCTCTATCAGCTGGGCGCAGAGTGCGAGGTGCTGCGCAACGACGAGGTGTCGACGGCGCACGCCCAGGACGGCTTCGACGGCGTTCTGCTCTCGCCCGGCCCCGGCACACCGGAGGAGGCCGGGGTCTGCATCGAGATGGTGCGCCACTGTGCCGCGACCGGGGTGCCCGTCTTCGGCGTCTGTCTCGGCATGCAGTCGATGCAGGTGGCGTACGGCGGTGTCGTGGACCGTGCCCCCGAGCTGCTGCATGGCAAGACCTCCCTGGTCGAGCACGAGGGCAGGGGCGTCTTCGCCGGGCTGCCGACGCCGTTCACGGCGACCCGGTACCACTCCTTGGCCGCCGAGCCGGCGACGGTCCCGGCCGAGCTGGAGGTCACCGCGCGGACGCACGACGGGATCGTCATGGGGCTGAGGCACCGTGAACTCCCGGTCGAGGGCGTGCAGTTCCACCCGGAGTCGGTGCTGACGGAGCACGGGCACCTGATGCTGGCCAACTGGCTGGTGGAGTGCGGGGACCAGGGCGCGGTGGCGAGGTCGGCGGGGCTCGCCCCGGTGGTGGGCAGGGCCACGGCGTGA